In a single window of the Bos taurus isolate L1 Dominette 01449 registration number 42190680 breed Hereford chromosome 23, ARS-UCD2.0, whole genome shotgun sequence genome:
- the GSTA3 gene encoding glutathione S-transferase A4 isoform X1, which translates to MAAKPKLWYFHGRGRMESIRWLLAAAGVEFEEEFLETREQYEKLQKDGRLLFGQVPLVEIDGMELTQTRAILSYLAAKYNLHGKDLKETVRIDMYADGTLDLMLMVALAAFKHPEEKEESLALAVKKAKTRYFPVFEKILKDHGEDFLVGNKFSWADIQLLEVILTMEELDASVLSDFPLLKEFKTRISNIPTIKKFLQPGSQRKPPPDSHYVEVVRNILQF; encoded by the exons ATGGCGGCCAAACCCAAGCTCTGGTACTTCCACGGCCGAGGCAGGATGGAGTCTATCCGCTGGCTGCTGGCTGCAGCTGGTGTGGAG tttgaagaAGAATTTCTTGAAACAAGAGAACAATATGAGAAGTTGCAGAAGG ACGGACGCCTGCTTTTCGGCCAGGTGCCTCTGGTTGAAATTGATGGAATGGAGCTGACACAGACAAGAGCCATCCTCAGCTACCTTGCTGCCAAGTACAACTTGCATGGGAAGGACCTGAAGGAGACAGTCAG GATCGACATGTACGCCGACGGCACCCTGGATCTCATGCTGATGGTGGCGCTGGCTGCGTTCAAACACCCGGAGGAAAAAGAGGAGAGCCTGGCTTTAGCCGTGAAGAAAGCTAAAACCCGGTACTTCCCCGTCTTTGAAAAG atTTTGAAAGACCACGGAGAGGATTTTCTCGTTGGCAACAAATTTAGCTGGGCAGACATACAGCTCCTGGAAGTTATTTTAACAATGGAAGAACTTGATGCTTCTGTTCTTTCCGATTTCCCTCTGCTAAAG GAATTTAAGACAAGAATCAGCAACATTCCTACCATTAAGAAGTTCCTGCAGCCTGGGAGTCAGAGGAAGCCGCCCCCGGATAGCCACTATGTTGAGGTTGTCAGGAACATCTTGCAGTTCTAA